The following proteins come from a genomic window of Pectobacterium actinidiae:
- the rmuC gene encoding DNA recombination protein RmuC: MDISIFYGLGGSAVGLLVGWLIASLIHQQKLSQHDTEQRLLAQTLHQTQQSLSEQQQAKQQDEQRLRQNELELRTTHAQLSACHEKLQQLGELREECVQLNQELRTLREINSAQEAELREVTIRLEETRIAAEEKQRLLANSEQRLTTQFENLANRIFEHSGRKVDEQNKQSLDKLLMPLREQLDGFRRQVQDSFGAEARERHTLAHEIRNLQKLNAQMAHEAINLTKALKGDNKTQGNWGEVVLSRVLEASGLREGYEYQTQVSVQTGVNSRLQPDVIVRLPQGKDVVIDAKMSLVAYERYFNSDDDAECSVALNEHLLSVRSHIRQLSSKDYQQLPGLRSLDYVLMFIPVEPAFLVAIDRQPELINEALKHNIMLVSPTTLLVALRTINNLWRYEQQSRNAQQIAEKASRLYDKLRLFVDDMEALGQSLDKAQGTYRQAMNKLSSGRGNLIGQAEGFRALGVEIKRTISPSLAEKATAHEHAEHDELPGSVAPDAIPPAVKTEGEEGESSLATRNLS; the protein is encoded by the coding sequence CATTGCACCAGACTCAGCAGTCGCTCAGCGAACAACAGCAGGCAAAGCAGCAGGACGAACAAAGGCTGCGGCAAAACGAGCTAGAACTGCGCACGACTCACGCTCAACTCTCTGCCTGCCATGAAAAGCTGCAACAGCTCGGTGAACTCCGTGAGGAGTGCGTGCAGTTAAATCAGGAACTGCGAACGTTGCGTGAAATCAATAGCGCGCAGGAAGCGGAGCTGCGGGAAGTCACCATTCGGTTGGAAGAAACCCGTATAGCGGCGGAAGAGAAGCAGCGGCTGCTGGCAAACAGCGAACAGCGGTTGACGACACAGTTTGAGAATCTGGCGAACCGGATTTTTGAACACAGTGGTCGTAAGGTGGATGAACAAAATAAACAGAGTCTGGATAAGCTGCTGATGCCGCTGCGTGAGCAGCTTGATGGGTTCCGTCGCCAGGTACAAGACAGCTTTGGCGCAGAAGCGCGCGAACGTCATACATTGGCGCATGAAATTCGCAATCTGCAAAAGCTGAACGCACAGATGGCACATGAAGCCATCAACCTGACGAAAGCACTGAAGGGCGACAATAAGACACAGGGCAATTGGGGAGAAGTGGTGTTAAGCCGTGTGCTGGAAGCCTCCGGTCTGCGTGAAGGCTATGAATACCAAACACAGGTTAGCGTGCAGACGGGGGTCAATAGCCGCTTGCAACCGGATGTCATTGTGCGTTTACCGCAGGGCAAAGATGTCGTGATCGATGCCAAAATGTCGCTGGTGGCCTACGAGCGCTATTTCAATAGTGACGATGACGCGGAGTGTAGTGTGGCGCTGAACGAACATTTGCTCTCAGTTCGCAGCCATATTCGGCAGTTGAGCAGCAAAGATTACCAACAGCTTCCGGGTCTGCGTTCGCTAGACTACGTGTTGATGTTTATTCCCGTTGAGCCTGCTTTTTTGGTTGCTATCGATCGCCAGCCCGAATTGATCAACGAGGCGTTAAAGCACAATATTATGCTGGTCAGCCCGACCACGCTGCTGGTGGCATTACGTACCATCAATAATTTATGGCGCTATGAACAGCAGAGCCGCAATGCACAACAGATCGCTGAAAAAGCGTCTCGGCTGTACGATAAACTGCGGCTGTTCGTAGACGATATGGAAGCGCTGGGGCAGAGTCTGGATAAAGCGCAGGGCACTTATCGTCAGGCGATGAATAAACTTTCCTCTGGGCGTGGTAACCTTATTGGCCAGGCTGAGGGGTTCCGTGCGCTGGGGGTCGAAATTAAACGCACGATCAGCCCGTCATTGGCCGAAAAAGCAACGGCCCATGAGCACGCTGAACACGATGAATTACCGGGTTCTGTCGCGCCCGATGCTATTCCTCCTGCCGTAAAAACGGAAGGAGAAGAAGGGGAATCCTCCTTAGCGACCCGTAACCTATCCTAA
- the ubiE gene encoding bifunctional demethylmenaquinone methyltransferase/2-methoxy-6-polyprenyl-1,4-benzoquinol methylase UbiE: MASEQEKTADFGFRTVARDEKEVMVAEVFHSVAAKYDLMNDLMSFGIHRVWKRFTIECSGVRRNQRVLDLAGGTGDLTAKFSRMVGEGGEVILADINASMLKVGREKLRNKGIIDNINYVQANAEALPFPDDFFDCITISFGLRNVTDKNKALRSMYRVLKPGGRLLVLEFSKPIIKQLSTVYDAYSFHILPRIGEAVASDAGSYRYLAESIRMHPDQETLKGMMIDAGFDSVNYFNLTGGIVALHRGFKF, from the coding sequence ATGGCAAGTGAGCAGGAGAAAACGGCCGACTTTGGTTTTCGGACTGTCGCCAGGGATGAAAAAGAAGTCATGGTGGCTGAGGTTTTTCATTCTGTCGCAGCAAAGTATGACTTGATGAATGACCTGATGTCCTTTGGTATCCACCGTGTCTGGAAGCGTTTCACTATCGAATGCAGTGGGGTAAGACGTAACCAGCGTGTTCTCGATCTTGCCGGAGGAACTGGGGATTTAACTGCCAAATTCTCCCGTATGGTGGGAGAAGGTGGTGAGGTCATTCTGGCGGACATCAACGCATCAATGCTGAAAGTGGGCCGCGAAAAACTGCGTAACAAAGGCATTATCGACAACATCAACTACGTGCAGGCCAATGCTGAAGCGCTGCCGTTCCCTGATGACTTCTTCGACTGCATTACTATCTCCTTTGGTCTGCGCAACGTGACGGACAAAAACAAAGCGCTGCGCTCAATGTACCGCGTGCTGAAGCCGGGTGGTCGGTTGCTGGTGCTGGAGTTTTCCAAGCCGATCATTAAACAGCTGAGCACCGTTTATGATGCCTATTCATTTCATATCCTGCCGAGGATTGGCGAAGCCGTGGCGAGTGATGCTGGGAGCTACCGCTATCTGGCGGAATCTATCCGCATGCATCCCGATCAGGAAACGCTGAAAGGGATGATGATCGATGCCGGTTTTGACAGTGTTAATTATTTCAACCTCACCGGTGGAATCGTTGCGCTGCATCGTGGGTTCAAATTCTGA
- the ubiJ gene encoding ubiquinone biosynthesis protein UbiJ — MLITSFLTATLETALNQLLFHDTVACDRSMKSARQRLQGKTLQIELAELDVPLVLVFNEQRLDVISQWGEPADCCLKTRVPVLMKLRDRQQLSSLMRSGELVIEGDIQVVQQFIVLFDLAEFDPAEWLSPYLGDIVAQGLTQTAQKTLSFLRRSLHQQQHFLSETLTEEWRLAPGKLENAWFHEEIVALDKSADTLSERLAKLEALR; from the coding sequence ATGCTGATAACGTCTTTTCTGACTGCTACGCTGGAAACCGCGCTGAATCAGCTGCTTTTTCACGATACGGTTGCTTGTGATCGCAGCATGAAGTCTGCCCGTCAGCGCTTACAGGGGAAAACACTTCAGATCGAGTTGGCTGAACTGGATGTGCCTTTGGTGCTGGTGTTTAACGAACAGCGGCTGGACGTTATTAGCCAATGGGGCGAACCTGCTGATTGCTGCCTGAAAACACGTGTTCCGGTTCTGATGAAATTACGCGATCGTCAACAGCTATCGTCACTGATGCGCAGCGGCGAGCTGGTGATAGAGGGCGATATTCAAGTCGTTCAGCAGTTCATCGTGCTGTTTGATCTGGCGGAGTTCGATCCGGCGGAGTGGTTGTCCCCCTATCTGGGCGATATTGTTGCTCAGGGTCTTACCCAAACGGCACAGAAAACCCTGAGTTTCCTGAGACGGTCATTACATCAGCAGCAACATTTCCTGTCCGAGACGTTAACGGAAGAGTGGCGGCTAGCTCCGGGAAAACTGGAAAATGCCTGGTTCCATGAGGAAATTGTTGCGCTGGATAAATCCGCCGATACGTTGTCCGAACGGCTGGCGAAGCTGGAGGCTTTACGATGA
- the ubiB gene encoding ubiquinone biosynthesis regulatory protein kinase UbiB, which yields MTPSELRRLYSIVRVLLDYGLDELIPKMRLTLPLRAGRRLLFWLPNRHRDMPLGERLRLALQELGPVWIKFGQMMSTRRDLFPPAIADQLAMLQDQVEPFDGKLAREQIELSMGGIPLEEWFDDFDIKPLASASIAQVHTACLKSTGKEIVIKVIRPDILPVIKADMRLMKRLAGWLPHLLPDGRRLRPREVVLEYEKTLLDELNLLREAANAIQLRRNFENSPMLYVPEVYSDYCSESMLVMERIYGIPVSDVDALTANGTDMKLLAERGVQVFFTQVFRDSFFHADMHPGNIFISHEHPEDPQYIGIDCGIVGSLNKEDKRYLAENFIAFFNRDYRKVAELHVDSGWVPPDTNVADFEFAIRTVCEPIFEKPLAEISFGHVLLNLFNTARRFNMEVQPQLVLLQKTLLYVEGVGRQLYPQLDLWKTAKPFLENWLKQQVGLPAVFRALKEKAPFWAEKLPEVPELFYDGLRQHKMLKQSVDQLAYELKAQQSRQGQSRYLLGIGATLLISGTLLLISRVEADMAPSGLMAAGIVAWIIGWRRTR from the coding sequence ATGACGCCCAGTGAATTACGCCGTCTTTATAGCATTGTGCGTGTGCTGTTGGACTATGGTCTGGACGAGCTTATTCCTAAAATGCGACTGACGCTTCCGCTGCGTGCGGGTCGTCGTCTGCTGTTCTGGTTGCCCAATCGTCACCGCGACATGCCTTTAGGGGAGCGCCTGCGTTTGGCGCTTCAGGAGCTGGGGCCGGTGTGGATTAAGTTCGGACAAATGATGTCTACACGCCGCGATCTGTTTCCACCAGCCATCGCCGATCAACTGGCGATGTTGCAGGATCAGGTTGAGCCGTTTGATGGCAAGCTGGCGCGTGAGCAAATTGAGCTGTCGATGGGGGGAATCCCTCTGGAAGAGTGGTTTGATGACTTTGATATTAAACCGCTGGCCTCTGCCTCGATTGCACAGGTGCATACCGCATGCCTGAAAAGTACGGGAAAAGAGATCGTTATCAAGGTCATCCGCCCGGATATTTTGCCTGTCATCAAAGCGGATATGCGCCTGATGAAACGTCTGGCGGGTTGGTTGCCTCACCTGTTGCCGGATGGTCGCCGTCTGCGTCCGCGCGAAGTGGTGCTGGAATATGAAAAAACGCTGCTTGATGAGCTGAATTTGCTGCGAGAAGCGGCAAACGCTATCCAACTGCGGCGTAATTTTGAGAACAGCCCGATGCTGTATGTGCCGGAAGTTTATTCGGATTATTGCAGCGAAAGCATGTTAGTGATGGAGCGAATCTACGGTATTCCTGTTTCTGATGTTGACGCGCTGACGGCCAATGGCACGGATATGAAGTTACTGGCAGAACGCGGCGTTCAGGTTTTCTTCACGCAGGTGTTCCGTGATAGTTTCTTCCATGCAGATATGCATCCCGGCAATATCTTTATCAGCCACGAGCACCCGGAAGATCCGCAATACATCGGTATTGATTGCGGTATCGTCGGTTCGTTGAACAAAGAAGATAAACGCTATCTGGCTGAGAATTTTATTGCCTTCTTCAACCGTGATTATCGCAAAGTTGCCGAACTGCATGTGGATTCGGGCTGGGTGCCTCCAGACACCAATGTTGCAGATTTTGAGTTTGCTATACGTACGGTCTGTGAGCCGATCTTCGAGAAGCCGTTGGCGGAAATTTCGTTCGGCCATGTATTATTGAATTTGTTTAATACGGCGCGTCGCTTCAATATGGAAGTACAGCCTCAACTGGTATTGCTGCAAAAAACGCTGCTGTATGTCGAAGGCGTGGGTAGGCAGCTTTATCCGCAGCTCGACCTGTGGAAAACCGCTAAGCCGTTTCTGGAAAACTGGCTGAAACAGCAGGTCGGTTTGCCTGCGGTTTTCCGTGCGCTTAAAGAAAAGGCACCGTTCTGGGCTGAAAAATTACCGGAAGTGCCTGAATTATTTTATGACGGGCTACGCCAGCATAAGATGTTAAAACAAAGCGTCGATCAACTGGCCTATGAGTTGAAGGCGCAGCAGTCTCGTCAAGGACAGTCACGATATCTTTTGGGTATTGGCGCAACGCTGCTAATCAGTGGTACGTTGTTACTCATCAGCCGTGTTGAAGCCGATATGGCTCCCTCGGGGTTGATGGCAGCAGGAATTGTTGCCTGGATTATCGGCTGGCGTCGAACTCGTTGA
- the tatA gene encoding Sec-independent protein translocase subunit TatA produces the protein MGGISLWNLLIIAVIVILLFGTNKLRTLGSDLGASIKGFKKAMGDDQPSTSADKTQPDADFSTKSIADNQSDVKPGETKSQHKEQV, from the coding sequence ATGGGTGGTATTAGTCTCTGGAACCTGTTGATTATCGCAGTCATCGTCATCTTACTGTTCGGAACCAACAAGCTGAGAACGCTGGGTTCGGATCTGGGAGCATCCATCAAAGGCTTTAAGAAAGCGATGGGTGACGATCAGCCGTCTACTAGTGCAGACAAAACGCAGCCAGATGCGGATTTCTCTACCAAGTCTATCGCTGACAATCAGTCAGACGTCAAGCCGGGCGAAACGAAGAGCCAGCATAAAGAGCAGGTGTAA
- the tatB gene encoding Sec-independent protein translocase protein TatB, with amino-acid sequence MFDIGFGELLLVMVLGLIVLGPERLPVAVRTVASWIRTLRSLASTVQNELSQELKLQEFQESLKKVEKASLQNLSPELKASMDELKEAAEAMKRGYTEPSSPQNSDDHQKSDDHSAAAESQRNTPLNDPEAAYDGVIEAETAVRPADRQQKPENGAAAHHHDGRNATSDDAVGNDNVKPEQSQSSTVSARQPSDSR; translated from the coding sequence GTGTTCGATATCGGTTTTGGTGAACTGCTATTGGTGATGGTTCTCGGCCTGATTGTCCTCGGACCGGAGCGGTTGCCTGTGGCAGTCAGAACGGTTGCAAGTTGGATCAGGACGCTGCGTTCGCTGGCGTCTACGGTTCAGAATGAGCTGTCGCAGGAGCTGAAACTCCAGGAGTTTCAGGAAAGTCTGAAGAAAGTCGAAAAAGCCAGTTTGCAGAATCTGTCGCCAGAGTTGAAAGCCTCAATGGATGAACTCAAAGAGGCGGCAGAAGCGATGAAACGTGGCTATACCGAGCCATCGTCACCGCAAAATTCAGATGATCACCAAAAGTCAGATGATCATAGTGCGGCGGCGGAATCACAACGCAACACCCCGTTAAACGATCCTGAAGCGGCCTACGATGGGGTGATCGAAGCGGAAACCGCAGTACGTCCAGCAGACAGACAGCAGAAGCCTGAAAACGGTGCTGCTGCACATCACCATGATGGTCGCAATGCCACAAGTGATGACGCTGTCGGTAATGATAATGTCAAACCTGAGCAGTCCCAGTCTTCTACTGTTTCTGCCCGCCAACCGAGCGATAGTCGTTAG
- the tatC gene encoding Sec-independent protein translocase subunit TatC — MADEDTQPLISHLIELRKRLLNSILCVLAVFIVLVFFANDIYQVVSAPLIKQLPVGASMIATDVASPFFTPIKLTMIVSVFVAAPLVLYQVWAFVAPALYKHERRLMMPLLVSSSLLFYSGMAFAYFVVFPLAFGFFAKTAPVGVLIATDINNYLDFVMALFMAFGVSFEVPVAIVLLCWSGVVTPEDLKKKRPYILVGAFVVGMLLTPPDVFSQTLLAIPMYLLFEIGVFFARFYVGKGRRSETEEPSQ, encoded by the coding sequence ATGGCCGATGAAGATACTCAACCGCTAATTAGCCACCTGATTGAGCTACGCAAGCGGCTACTGAACAGTATTCTCTGTGTACTAGCGGTATTTATTGTGCTGGTGTTCTTTGCCAATGATATTTACCAAGTGGTTTCTGCACCGCTCATCAAGCAGTTGCCTGTGGGTGCCAGCATGATCGCGACCGATGTCGCCTCGCCTTTCTTTACACCGATAAAGCTGACGATGATTGTCTCCGTGTTTGTCGCTGCGCCACTGGTGCTGTATCAGGTGTGGGCGTTTGTGGCTCCTGCTCTGTATAAACATGAACGTCGCTTAATGATGCCGTTGCTGGTATCCAGCAGCCTGCTGTTTTATTCGGGCATGGCGTTTGCGTACTTTGTGGTGTTCCCACTGGCGTTTGGCTTTTTTGCCAAAACCGCGCCGGTTGGTGTGTTGATCGCGACCGACATTAATAATTACCTCGATTTTGTTATGGCGCTGTTCATGGCGTTCGGCGTATCGTTTGAGGTGCCCGTTGCCATCGTGCTGCTCTGCTGGAGTGGTGTGGTGACGCCAGAAGATCTGAAGAAAAAACGCCCTTATATTTTGGTCGGGGCGTTCGTTGTTGGGATGCTACTGACGCCGCCGGACGTTTTCTCACAGACGCTACTGGCGATCCCGATGTATCTGCTGTTTGAAATCGGTGTCTTCTTCGCGCGGTTTTATGTTGGCAAAGGCCGCCGGTCTGAAACGGAAGAGCCATCGCAGTAA
- the tatD gene encoding 3'-5' ssDNA/RNA exonuclease TatD, which yields MFDIGVNLTSSQFEKDREQVVIRAKQAGVRGILITGTNAQESHQAMLLAQAYPDYCWSTAGVHPHDASQWNDAIAEQLNHIASAACVVAIGECGLDFNRNFSTPEEQERAFSAQLAIAAERSMPVFLHCRDAHSRFISLLTPWLGQLPAAVVHCFTGNRHELDECLAAGLMVGITGWVCDERRGLELRALLPHIPADRLLVETDAPYLLPRDLRPKPASRRNEPCYLPHIIRQIAEWRGEDATWLGQTTDENARRVFRLA from the coding sequence ATGTTTGATATCGGTGTCAACCTAACCAGTTCTCAGTTTGAAAAAGACCGGGAGCAGGTCGTCATCCGGGCAAAGCAAGCGGGTGTCCGTGGCATCTTGATCACCGGAACCAACGCCCAGGAAAGCCATCAGGCCATGTTACTGGCGCAAGCCTATCCCGATTACTGTTGGTCAACGGCGGGCGTTCATCCGCATGATGCCAGCCAATGGAATGACGCCATCGCTGAACAGCTGAATCATATAGCAAGCGCCGCCTGCGTGGTTGCTATTGGCGAATGCGGGTTGGATTTCAACCGTAACTTCTCGACTCCCGAAGAGCAGGAGAGGGCATTCAGTGCGCAGTTAGCGATAGCGGCCGAACGGTCTATGCCGGTTTTCCTTCACTGCCGTGATGCCCATTCCCGCTTTATCTCTCTGCTGACGCCGTGGCTGGGTCAGTTACCTGCCGCCGTGGTTCACTGCTTTACCGGCAATCGTCATGAATTGGATGAATGTCTGGCCGCGGGACTGATGGTTGGCATTACCGGCTGGGTTTGCGATGAGCGTCGCGGGCTAGAGCTACGTGCCTTATTGCCGCATATTCCTGCCGATCGGCTGTTGGTGGAAACCGATGCACCTTATCTGTTACCTCGGGATTTACGCCCTAAACCGGCCTCCCGCCGTAACGAACCCTGTTATCTGCCTCATATTATTCGCCAGATTGCGGAGTGGCGTGGAGAAGATGCCACATGGTTGGGACAGACAACAGATGAAAACGCCCGCCGGGTTTTCCGGCTGGCCTGA
- the rfaH gene encoding transcription/translation regulatory transformer protein RfaH, with protein MEAWYLLYCKRGQLLRAKEHLERQDVTCVSPMITLDKIVRGKRTEVCEPLFPNYLFVEFDPERIHTTTISATRGVSNFVRFGALPATIPQQVIDELSLRPIQGIIDPLTPQPGDSVVITDGIFSGLQAIYTEPDGEARSMLLLNMLNKQVRQSIDNREFRKA; from the coding sequence ATGGAAGCCTGGTACTTACTGTATTGTAAACGTGGTCAACTGCTGCGAGCGAAAGAGCATCTGGAACGTCAAGATGTCACCTGCGTGAGCCCGATGATCACGCTGGATAAGATCGTTCGTGGTAAACGAACGGAAGTGTGTGAACCGCTGTTCCCGAACTATCTGTTTGTGGAGTTCGATCCCGAACGCATCCACACCACCACCATCAGCGCGACGCGTGGGGTGAGTAACTTTGTGCGATTCGGTGCGCTGCCGGCGACCATTCCGCAGCAGGTTATTGATGAATTGTCACTTCGCCCGATTCAGGGAATCATTGACCCACTGACGCCACAACCCGGCGATAGCGTGGTCATTACTGACGGTATTTTCTCTGGTCTTCAGGCTATCTACACCGAGCCTGACGGCGAAGCTCGCTCGATGCTGTTGCTGAATATGTTGAACAAACAGGTCAGGCAGAGCATTGATAACCGTGAGTTTCGCAAAGCCTAA
- the ubiD gene encoding 4-hydroxy-3-polyprenylbenzoate decarboxylase has product MNSMKYRDLREFLSLLEERGELKRITQPIDPYLEMTEIADRTLRAEGPALLFENPKGYDMPVLCNLFGTPKRVALGMGQEEVSALREVGKLLAFLKEPEPPKGFRDLVDKMPKFRQVLNMPTKRLSSAPCQEQIWQGDDVDLRRIPVMQCWPEDAAPLITWGLTVTRGPLKERQNLGIYRQQVLGKNKLIMRWLSHRGGALDFQEWCQENPGQRFPVSVALGADPATILGAVTPVPDTLSEYAFAGLLRGHKTEVVKCLSNDLEVPASAEIVLEGYIEPGEMAAEGPYGDHTGYYNEVDHFPVFTVTHITQRQNAIYHSTYTGRPPDEPAVLGVALNEVFVPILQKQFPEIVDFYLPPEGCSYRLAVVTMKKQYAGHAKRVMMGVWSFLRQFMYTKFVIVCDDDVNARDWNDVIWAITTRMDPARDTVLVENTPIDYLDFASPVSGLGSKMGLDATNKWPGETQREWGHPIKKDPQVCARIDEMWDELAIFSDREPRR; this is encoded by the coding sequence ATGAATAGCATGAAATACCGTGACTTACGCGAGTTCCTCTCACTGCTGGAAGAGAGAGGGGAGTTAAAACGTATTACCCAGCCCATCGATCCCTACCTTGAAATGACGGAAATTGCTGACCGAACGCTACGTGCGGAAGGCCCCGCCCTCCTGTTTGAGAACCCCAAAGGCTATGACATGCCGGTGCTGTGCAATTTATTTGGCACGCCGAAACGGGTTGCGTTGGGAATGGGGCAGGAAGAAGTCAGCGCGCTGCGTGAGGTGGGTAAGCTGCTGGCGTTTCTGAAAGAGCCGGAGCCACCCAAAGGGTTCCGCGATCTGGTGGATAAAATGCCGAAGTTCCGTCAGGTATTGAATATGCCGACGAAGCGCCTGTCTTCAGCGCCGTGTCAGGAACAGATTTGGCAGGGAGATGACGTTGACCTGCGCCGGATTCCGGTGATGCAGTGCTGGCCGGAAGATGCCGCGCCGCTGATTACCTGGGGGCTTACCGTGACGCGCGGGCCGCTTAAAGAGCGGCAGAATCTGGGAATCTATCGTCAGCAGGTGCTGGGTAAAAACAAACTGATCATGCGTTGGCTATCTCATCGCGGCGGCGCACTGGATTTTCAGGAGTGGTGTCAGGAAAATCCAGGGCAGCGTTTTCCGGTGTCTGTCGCATTGGGCGCTGACCCTGCGACGATCCTCGGTGCGGTGACGCCCGTGCCTGATACGCTATCGGAATATGCCTTTGCGGGGTTGCTGCGTGGGCATAAGACTGAAGTGGTGAAGTGCCTGTCGAACGATTTGGAAGTGCCCGCCAGTGCGGAAATTGTTCTGGAAGGCTATATTGAACCGGGAGAAATGGCGGCGGAAGGGCCGTATGGCGACCATACCGGCTATTACAATGAAGTCGATCACTTCCCGGTTTTCACCGTTACGCATATTACTCAGCGCCAGAATGCCATTTATCACTCGACTTACACCGGCCGGCCACCGGATGAACCTGCTGTTTTGGGCGTGGCGTTGAACGAAGTTTTCGTGCCGATCCTGCAAAAGCAGTTTCCTGAGATTGTCGATTTTTATTTGCCACCGGAGGGTTGCTCTTACCGTCTGGCGGTCGTTACCATGAAGAAACAGTACGCGGGCCATGCTAAACGCGTCATGATGGGTGTGTGGTCTTTTTTACGCCAGTTCATGTATACGAAATTTGTCATTGTCTGCGATGATGACGTTAATGCGCGTGACTGGAACGACGTGATATGGGCGATCACGACGCGTATGGATCCGGCGCGCGATACGGTATTAGTAGAAAATACGCCGATAGATTACCTTGATTTTGCCTCGCCAGTTTCTGGCCTTGGCTCCAAAATGGGTCTGGACGCCACCAATAAATGGCCTGGCGAGACGCAGCGCGAGTGGGGTCACCCCATCAAGAAAGACCCACAGGTTTGTGCCCGCATTGATGAAATGTGGGACGAATTGGCCATTTTTAGTGACAGAGAGCCCCGGCGTTAA
- the fre gene encoding NAD(P)H-flavin reductase, whose translation MTTLSCKVTSVEAITDTVYRVRLLPEAPFSFRAGQYLMVVMGDRDKRPFSLASTPMDKNFIELHIGASELNLYAMAVMERIHKEKTLTVDIPHGEAWLREESTRPLVLIAGGTGFSYVRSILLTALSQQPERDIAIYWGGRESQHLYDLPELEGFAAKHPNLRVVPVVEQPEEGWDGRTGTVLSAVLQDYGSLAEQDIYIAGRFEMAKIARERFCNERGALTAHMFSDAFSFI comes from the coding sequence ATGACAACATTGAGCTGTAAAGTGACTTCGGTCGAAGCCATAACCGATACGGTTTATCGCGTTCGTTTGTTACCTGAAGCGCCGTTTTCCTTTCGGGCTGGCCAGTATTTGATGGTGGTGATGGGCGATCGAGATAAACGTCCTTTTTCACTGGCATCGACCCCGATGGATAAAAACTTTATTGAATTGCACATTGGGGCGTCCGAACTGAATCTTTACGCGATGGCGGTAATGGAACGCATTCACAAGGAAAAAACCCTGACGGTCGATATCCCGCATGGCGAAGCCTGGCTGCGGGAAGAGAGTACGCGTCCGCTGGTGTTGATTGCGGGTGGAACCGGATTTTCGTATGTGCGTTCTATCCTGCTGACCGCGCTGTCGCAGCAACCCGAGCGCGATATCGCTATTTACTGGGGTGGACGTGAATCCCAGCATTTGTATGACTTACCCGAGCTTGAAGGCTTTGCGGCTAAGCACCCCAATCTGCGGGTGGTGCCAGTCGTCGAACAGCCAGAAGAGGGATGGGATGGCAGAACGGGCACCGTTCTGAGCGCGGTATTGCAGGACTACGGCTCACTGGCAGAGCAGGATATCTATATTGCTGGTCGCTTTGAAATGGCGAAAATTGCCCGTGAACGTTTTTGTAACGAGCGCGGTGCGCTGACAGCGCATATGTTCAGCGACGCATTTTCGTTTATTTAA